The Salvia miltiorrhiza cultivar Shanhuang (shh) chromosome 1, IMPLAD_Smil_shh, whole genome shotgun sequence genome has a window encoding:
- the LOC131005407 gene encoding clathrin interactor EPSIN 1-like, which translates to MDFMKVFDQTVREIKREVNLKVLKVPEIEQKVLDATDDEPWGPHGTVLSEIAQATKKFTECQMVMNVLWTRLTETGKNWRFVYKSLTVIEYLVGHGSERAVDDIIEHTFKISSLASFEYVEPSGKDVGINVRKKAEAIVALLNNKEKMKEVRNKAAANRDNCSETMKCLVDQGDFMKSVIVSYSPILSSLKPFVLSGRTLSARKWHATFSPEGYLDIGKILNRVQRGITFMRKKDFRKEQLVLEDLVLEYIV; encoded by the exons ATGGATTTCATGAAGGTTTTTGATCAAACTGTCCGTGAAAT AAAGAGGGAGGTGAATCTGAAGGTGTTGAAGGTTCCAGAGATAGAACAAAAG GTTCTGGATGCTACGGATGATGAACCTTGGGGTCCTCATGGCACAGTGTTGTCAGAAATAGCACAAGCTACAAAGAAATT CACCGAATGTCAGATGGTAATGAATGTCCTCTGGACAAGATTGACTGAGACTGGCAAGAATTGGCGTTTTGTCTACAAG TCGTTGACCGTCATAGAGTATCTGGTGGGACATGGATCAGAACGTGCTGTTGATGACATAATAGAACATACATTTAAGATTTCT TCTCTGGCAAGTTTTGAGTATGTGGAGCCAAGTGGAAAGGATGTCGGGATCAATGTGAGAAAAAAAGCGGAAGCTATCGTGGCTCTTTtgaataataaagaaaaaatgaagGAAGTCAGGAATAAAGCTGCTGCGAATCGTGATAA TTGTTCTGAAACTATGAAATGCCTTGTTGACCAGGGTGATTTTATGAAGAGTGTGATTGTCTCCTACTCTCCTATACTTTCTTCTCTTAAGCCATTTGTTCTG TCTGGCAGAACTTTAAGTGCACGGAAATGGCATGCTACTTTCTCTCCTGAAGGTTATCTAGATATTGGAAAAATTCTCAATCGAGTCCAGCGTGGG ATtactttcatgaggaagaaGGATTTCAGGAAAGAGCaactagttcttgaggacttAGTGCTAGAATACAtagtatga